One Eublepharis macularius isolate TG4126 chromosome 6, MPM_Emac_v1.0, whole genome shotgun sequence DNA segment encodes these proteins:
- the LOC129332432 gene encoding 2-hydroxyacylsphingosine 1-beta-galactosyltransferase-like, which yields MKHWLHLVTAFFTVGAICVDPCHGAKVLAIPTIIFDSHLYIFTRVVEALDSRGHNAVLLLNEGRTVDTFPHSYRIQWYRGIFSVESVDDWLQEKLKRVFEGKMTAFELFSLLEKYLENCDMLLGNATLLEQLRSEEFDLVIVDPNEMCGFIVAHVLGVKYAVFSTGFWFPAEIGATSPIAYVPEFNSQMTDQMGFVGRTWNLLVFLMTRVGTRFLILPKFDRLMAKHDVQPQKSMLEIIYGTSLFFLSNDVVIDFPRPTLPHIIFAGGVLTGPAKPLRADLGLWMEAADAGVIVVSFGVGIRVLPKDLVEKMAGAFARLPQKVVWRYSGQKPDNMGENTLMMDWLPLNDLLGHPRVTALVSHCGLNSIYEAIYHGVPVVGFPFYGDQFDIMTRIQAKGMGILIDWSRITEESLYQALTTVISNPSFRRAAQKISELYLDTPMHPLNRTVYWLEYLLRYDGAAYLRPSLYRLSFYEYYCLDILALLFLIQVGICYVLYRLCWSRRSLEVNPVHVNGHYLNGHVLEEKKVQ from the exons ATGAAGCATTGGCTGCACCTTGTTACTGCCTTCTTTACTGTTGGAGCTATCTGCGTGGATCCTTGCCATGGTGCCAAAGTGCTGGCAATACCTACCATAATCTTTGACAGCCACCTGTACATCTTTACACGGGTGGTGGAAGCACTGGACAGCAGAGGTCACAATGCGGTCCTCCTCCTCAACGAAGGCCGGACCGTGGATACCTTTCCGCATAGCTACAGAATACAGTGGTACAGAGGAATCTTCAGCGTAGAAAGCGTTGACGATTGGCTACAGGAGAAGCTGAAGCGAGTATTTGAAGGGAAGATGACTGCCTTCGAGCTGTTTTCCCTCCTGGAGAAGTACCTGGAGAACTGCGATATGCTTCTTGGAAACGCTACCCTTCTAGAGCAGCTTCGAAGCGAGGAGTTTGACCTGGTCATTGTTGATCCCAATGAAATGTGTGGCTTCATCGTGGCCCACGTGTTGGGTGTAAAATACGCTGTCTTCTCCACTGGCTTTTGGTTCCCAGCAGAGATCGGAGCCACTTCGCCTATCGCCTACGTCCCAGAATTTAATTCCCAGATGACCGATCAGATGGGCTTTGTGGGCCGGACTTGGAATCTCCTTGTTTTTCTTATGACTCGTGTAGGTACCAGGTTCTTGATCTTGCCCAAATTTGACCGTTTAATGGCAAAACATGATGTGCAGCCCCAGAAATCCATGCTGGAGATTATCTATGGCACCAGCCTCTTTTTCTTGAGCAACGATGTGGTGATTGACTTTCCCCGGCCCACACTTCCTCATATTATTTTTGCTGGAGGAGTTCTTACAGGGCCTGCAAAACCCCTTCGAGCG GACCTGGGCCTCTGGATGGAAGCCGCGGATGCTGGTGTCATTGTGGTCTCCTTCGGTGTTGGCATACGAGTGCTCCCGAAAGACTTAGTGGAGAAGATGGCTGGGGCCTTTGCTCGCCTTCCACAGAAGGTTGTGTGGCG ATACTCCGGTCAGAAGCCGGATAACATGGGTGAGAACACGCTAATGATGGATTGGCTACCTCTGAACGATCTTCTAG GTCACCCCCGTGTGACAGCTCTCGTCAGCCACTGTGGCTTGAACAGCATATATGAGGCCATCTACCACGGAGTGCCAGTGGTAGGCTTCCCTTTCTATGGGGACCAATTTGACATCATGACGCGCATCCAGGCGAAAGGGATGGGCATTCTCATTGACTGGAGCCGTATTACTGAAGAAAGTCTCTACCAGGCCTTAACCACGGTGATTTCGAACCCCAG TTTCCGCAGAGCAGCCCAGAAGATCTCAGAACTGTACCTGGACACACCCATGCATCCCCTCAACCGCACTGTCTATTGGCTGGAGTATCTCCTTCGGTATGATGGAGCTGCATATCTCCGCCCATCCCTCTACAGGCTTTCCTTCTATGAGTATTACTGCTTGGATATTTTGGCACTTCTGTTCCTGATTCAAGTAGGCATCTGCTATGTCTTGTACAGACTGTGCTGGAGTCGCAGGAGTTTGGAAGTCAACCCAGTGCATGTCAACGGTCACTATTTGAATGGCCACGTCCTAGAGGAGAAGAAGGTGCAGTAG